A portion of the Halococcus saccharolyticus DSM 5350 genome contains these proteins:
- a CDS encoding DUF6789 family protein, whose translation MADTGSTNVDDRASDESDDAFTLVDESPTDAAGDLVGIFKDGVIGAIAGAAGTVMLSAVLFVALNLGWFDSNAFGGLAALIGLGSDNLVGYVIFFGGGMTTWPLLFVSVQEYLPGPTLAFRGVSFATITWTGFVGAFYTGQSGLALAGYVVCSLVAHWAYGFTLGSVFAYFLERVDTRIGGRPRVA comes from the coding sequence ATGGCAGACACCGGCTCGACGAACGTCGACGATCGTGCGAGCGACGAATCCGACGACGCGTTCACTCTCGTGGACGAATCGCCGACCGACGCCGCCGGCGATCTCGTCGGGATCTTCAAGGACGGGGTGATCGGCGCGATCGCCGGTGCGGCCGGCACCGTGATGTTGTCGGCGGTGTTGTTCGTCGCGCTCAACCTCGGTTGGTTCGACAGTAACGCCTTCGGCGGGCTCGCGGCGCTCATCGGGTTGGGTTCTGACAACCTCGTTGGCTACGTCATCTTCTTCGGCGGCGGGATGACGACGTGGCCGCTGCTGTTCGTCTCGGTCCAGGAGTATCTCCCCGGCCCCACGCTCGCGTTTCGGGGGGTCTCGTTCGCGACGATCACGTGGACGGGGTTCGTCGGGGCCTTCTACACTGGCCAGTCCGGTCTCGCGCTCGCTGGCTACGTCGTCTGTAGCCTCGTCGCCCACTGGGCGTACGGGTTCACCCTCGGATCGGTGTTCGCGTACTTCCTCGAACGCGTCGACACGCGGATCGGCGGCCGGCCGCGGGTCGCGTGA
- a CDS encoding ATP-dependent helicase, translated as MDGRELLAEADVDFDPTTVEITDGDVLASLDPVVREWWVEQFGAFVPENGGFFTPPQKEAIPHIREGRNALVCAPTGSGKTLASFTAILDDLFRRERAAGEEETNGDGLDNSVYCLYVSPLKSLANDIHRNLGVPLSAITKRLEARGEDVEVRHAIRHGDTSSADRQRMLDETPHILNTTPETLAILLNAPKFRDKLSTVEYVIVDEIHSIAGGKRGTHLAVSLERLEALTEESPTRIGCSATVEPLDTIAEFLVGRAEPGGESRAYEIVDARFAREFDLELRCPTDDLIDTPRGEVQGRFYDALDGLIDEHTNTLVFTNTRSGAERVLHTLREEYGYDESDSGCHHGSLSADRRQAVEEGLKAGDLSVVTTSTSLELGIDMPHVDLVVQVGSPKSVAALLQRVGRAGHRLGREVKGRVFALDRDELVECAVMLRKAERNFVDRVFVPERAHDVAAQQVYGMAIAGPRPEDEIREILGRAYPYRNYTDEEWEILMRYLTAGYAGMEDRNVYAKVWCDTNDPPDGEHHYPDFPVGEPLIGKRGRLARVIYMTNIGTIPDSFSCDVLVRGGDEWVGQLDENYLDTLDTGDVFVLGGRRYEYRYRRGSKVYVDSTGARPTVPSWFAERLPLSYDLGRAILDFQGELLDRLDSRGVAGVRSWLREFPLDENAVRAITRTFDEQVRYAGQASVSTRSRLAIETELDHNERVRRYHVHSNYGRRFNDGLSRVLAHRCAEATNANVTVAVADNGFSLGLPLNRKVDFVGLLRDIEPSDVRRDLRASLDGTDLLKRYFRINATRALTILKRYKGYEKSASQQQVSSEMLLGYVEDLEEFAVLEETYRELLEDKLAVAAIEDVLAAVQAGEIAVTVERVDSPTPMAFGLATLLASDVVLAEDESAVLQEFHQRVLDEIEDSEDVLADD; from the coding sequence ATGGACGGGCGCGAGCTGTTGGCCGAGGCCGACGTCGATTTCGATCCCACGACGGTCGAGATCACCGACGGCGACGTGCTCGCTTCGCTCGATCCCGTCGTTCGGGAGTGGTGGGTCGAACAGTTCGGCGCGTTCGTTCCCGAGAACGGGGGATTCTTCACGCCGCCACAGAAGGAAGCGATCCCCCACATCCGCGAGGGCCGGAACGCGCTCGTCTGCGCGCCCACGGGATCGGGCAAGACACTCGCGAGCTTCACCGCGATCCTCGACGACCTGTTCCGGCGCGAGCGCGCTGCCGGAGAAGAGGAAACAAACGGCGACGGCCTCGACAACTCGGTCTACTGTCTGTACGTCTCGCCCCTGAAGTCGCTCGCCAACGACATCCACCGCAATCTCGGCGTGCCGCTTTCGGCGATCACCAAGCGGCTCGAAGCCCGCGGCGAGGACGTGGAGGTGCGCCACGCGATCCGTCACGGCGACACCAGCAGTGCTGACCGCCAGCGGATGCTCGACGAGACGCCACACATCCTGAACACCACCCCGGAGACGCTCGCCATCCTGCTCAACGCGCCGAAGTTCCGGGACAAGCTCTCGACTGTGGAGTACGTGATCGTCGACGAGATTCACAGCATCGCGGGGGGAAAGCGTGGAACACACCTCGCGGTCTCGCTCGAACGCCTCGAAGCCCTTACCGAGGAATCGCCGACGCGGATCGGCTGCTCCGCAACCGTCGAACCGCTCGACACCATCGCAGAGTTCCTCGTGGGACGAGCCGAGCCCGGGGGCGAGAGCCGCGCATACGAGATCGTCGACGCGCGGTTCGCGAGGGAGTTCGACCTCGAACTCCGGTGTCCGACCGACGATCTCATCGACACCCCCCGCGGCGAGGTCCAGGGCCGCTTTTACGACGCGCTCGACGGACTGATCGACGAGCACACCAACACGCTCGTGTTTACCAACACCCGCTCGGGGGCTGAGCGGGTTCTTCACACCCTCCGCGAGGAGTACGGCTACGACGAGTCGGATTCGGGCTGTCACCACGGCAGCCTGTCGGCCGACCGACGGCAGGCGGTCGAGGAGGGGTTGAAGGCCGGCGACCTCTCGGTGGTCACGACCTCCACCAGCCTCGAACTCGGCATCGACATGCCCCACGTCGATCTCGTGGTTCAGGTCGGGTCGCCGAAGTCGGTCGCCGCCCTCCTCCAGCGCGTCGGTCGCGCGGGCCACCGGCTCGGCCGCGAGGTCAAGGGACGGGTGTTCGCGCTCGATCGCGACGAACTCGTCGAGTGTGCCGTGATGCTCCGGAAGGCCGAGCGGAACTTCGTCGACCGGGTGTTCGTCCCCGAGCGCGCCCACGACGTCGCGGCCCAGCAGGTGTACGGGATGGCGATCGCCGGACCGCGACCCGAAGACGAGATTCGAGAAATTCTCGGGCGCGCGTACCCGTATCGAAACTACACCGACGAGGAGTGGGAGATCCTCATGCGCTACCTCACCGCCGGCTACGCCGGCATGGAGGATCGCAACGTCTACGCGAAGGTCTGGTGCGATACGAACGACCCGCCGGACGGCGAGCATCACTACCCCGACTTTCCCGTCGGCGAGCCCCTGATCGGCAAACGCGGCCGGCTCGCGCGGGTGATCTACATGACCAACATCGGGACGATCCCCGACAGCTTCTCGTGTGATGTCCTCGTCCGGGGCGGCGACGAGTGGGTGGGCCAACTCGACGAGAACTACCTCGACACCCTCGACACCGGCGACGTGTTCGTGCTCGGCGGGCGTCGGTACGAGTACCGCTACCGACGAGGATCGAAGGTGTACGTCGATTCGACTGGCGCACGGCCCACGGTGCCGTCGTGGTTCGCCGAGCGCCTCCCCCTCTCATACGACCTCGGCCGGGCGATCCTCGACTTTCAGGGTGAACTCCTCGATCGCCTCGACAGTCGGGGCGTGGCCGGCGTCCGGTCGTGGCTTCGCGAGTTCCCGCTCGACGAGAACGCCGTCCGGGCGATCACGCGCACCTTCGACGAGCAGGTGCGCTACGCTGGCCAGGCGAGCGTGAGCACTCGCTCGCGACTCGCGATCGAGACCGAACTCGACCACAACGAGCGGGTTCGTCGATATCACGTCCACTCGAACTATGGGAGACGCTTCAACGACGGCCTCTCGCGCGTGCTCGCCCACCGGTGTGCGGAAGCGACGAACGCGAACGTCACCGTGGCGGTCGCGGACAACGGGTTCAGTCTCGGACTCCCGCTCAATCGGAAAGTCGATTTCGTGGGACTACTTCGTGACATCGAACCAAGCGACGTGCGCCGCGATCTCCGGGCGAGCCTCGACGGGACCGATCTGTTGAAGCGATACTTCAGAATCAACGCGACGCGTGCGCTCACCATTCTGAAGCGGTACAAGGGCTACGAGAAATCCGCGAGCCAGCAGCAAGTGTCGAGCGAGATGCTGCTCGGCTACGTCGAGGATTTAGAGGAGTTCGCAGTGCTCGAAGAGACCTACCGCGAACTGTTGGAGGACAAACTCGCGGTTGCGGCGATCGAGGACGTGCTCGCGGCCGTTCAGGCTGGCGAGATCGCGGTCACGGTCGAGCGGGTCGACTCACCGACGCCGATGGCGTTCGGGCTGGCGACGCTACTTGCGAGCGACGTCGTGCTCGCCGAGGACGAGAGCGCCGTGCTCCAAGAGTTCCACCAGCGCGTGCTCGACGAGATCGAAGACAGCGAGGACGTGCTGGCCGACGACTGA
- a CDS encoding MBL fold metallo-hydrolase gives MRVTFLGTGAAMPTGRRVQTGLLVECDDDRVLVDCGSGVLNALARTDAGYEGVSTVLLTHHHLDHVADLLPLMKARWLAGEEHLEVVGPQGTKELLDGLLSVHEYMDGRIDLRVREIGPESFSLAGFSVDATETRHSMYCLAYRFTHEEGDDGESAEDGDPPAFTFGADSEAFEGLANFADGSAVLAHDCSFPDEVDVSNHPTPSQLGETLADSGAELGRVYLTHLYPHTEGRHEEMLESIGERYDDDVRFARDGLTVEIE, from the coding sequence ATGCGCGTGACCTTCCTCGGAACCGGCGCGGCGATGCCGACCGGCCGACGGGTGCAAACCGGACTTCTCGTCGAATGTGATGACGACCGTGTGCTCGTCGACTGTGGCAGCGGCGTTCTCAACGCGCTCGCACGGACCGACGCGGGCTACGAGGGCGTTTCGACTGTGCTGTTGACTCACCACCACCTCGATCACGTCGCCGACCTCCTGCCTCTGATGAAAGCCCGGTGGCTCGCTGGCGAGGAACACCTCGAAGTCGTCGGCCCGCAGGGAACTAAGGAACTCCTCGACGGTTTGCTCTCGGTCCACGAGTACATGGACGGTCGGATCGATCTCCGGGTGCGCGAGATCGGCCCCGAGTCGTTCTCGCTCGCGGGATTTTCGGTCGACGCGACCGAGACGCGCCACTCGATGTACTGTCTCGCCTACCGCTTCACGCACGAAGAGGGGGACGATGGCGAGAGCGCGGAGGACGGCGACCCGCCGGCCTTCACGTTCGGTGCCGACAGCGAGGCGTTCGAGGGACTCGCGAACTTCGCCGACGGCTCCGCGGTGCTCGCCCACGACTGCTCGTTCCCCGACGAGGTGGACGTGTCGAACCACCCGACGCCGAGCCAGCTGGGCGAGACGCTCGCCGACTCGGGGGCCGAACTCGGGCGGGTCTACCTCACTCACCTCTATCCACACACCGAGGGTCGCCACGAGGAGATGCTCGAATCGATCGGGGAACGCTACGACGACGACGTTCGGTTCGCGCGCGACGGGCTGACCGTCGAGATCGAGTAG
- a CDS encoding DMT family transporter — MTAKKGVPMVFLAAVGFGTIGIFGKLATAAGLNNATLLTVRFAAATALLVGYLVVRDHAPRPNRRQFATMAGLGIPYAVLTGAFFWGLVYIPAGLATITLYTYPVYVYAVSTVALDESLTPLKGVALVLALSGVVLIVGLDTAGVDPVGLALVSIAAIGYAAYTTGSRLAVDDMNADQLATGAIATTGVCMFTYGVATGRLFVPTTVEQWAIIAGLAIVGTVAPILLFVNGLRYVEASRASVVTTAEPVVTVVLGVIVLGERLSPGILVGGTLVLVGVLLIERETPDGRPAAPSGED; from the coding sequence GTGACGGCGAAGAAAGGGGTGCCGATGGTGTTTCTCGCCGCGGTCGGGTTCGGCACGATCGGGATCTTCGGCAAGCTCGCGACGGCGGCCGGTCTCAACAACGCGACGCTTCTCACTGTTCGGTTCGCGGCCGCGACGGCGCTTCTCGTGGGGTATCTCGTGGTTCGCGATCACGCTCCTCGTCCGAACCGGCGGCAGTTCGCGACGATGGCCGGGCTCGGGATCCCGTATGCGGTGCTGACCGGCGCGTTCTTCTGGGGACTCGTCTACATCCCGGCGGGACTCGCGACCATCACGCTCTACACGTATCCCGTGTACGTCTACGCCGTCTCCACGGTGGCACTCGACGAATCACTGACTCCGCTGAAGGGCGTCGCACTCGTCCTCGCGCTGTCCGGGGTCGTACTCATCGTCGGGCTCGACACCGCCGGCGTCGATCCGGTCGGCCTCGCGCTCGTGTCGATCGCGGCGATCGGGTACGCCGCCTACACCACGGGGAGTCGTCTCGCTGTCGACGACATGAACGCCGATCAGCTCGCGACGGGCGCGATCGCCACCACCGGCGTGTGCATGTTCACGTACGGTGTCGCCACGGGCAGGCTGTTCGTCCCCACCACGGTCGAGCAGTGGGCGATCATCGCCGGGCTCGCGATCGTCGGCACGGTGGCTCCGATCTTGCTGTTCGTCAACGGGCTTCGATACGTGGAGGCGAGCCGGGCGAGCGTCGTCACCACCGCCGAACCGGTCGTGACCGTCGTCCTCGGCGTGATAGTGCTCGGGGAACGCCTCTCGCCCGGTATCCTCGTCGGCGGCACGCTGGTCCTGGTGGGCGTTCTGCTCATCGAGCGCGAGACCCCGGACGGACGACCGGCAGCGCCCTCCGGAGAGGACTGA
- a CDS encoding AAA domain-containing protein: MAELRGPIVDVGETRSVSTQYGERDLAEVTLRPERGQAEPVTLTLWGKWSETAEYTQTGMEVLALGVEREEFRGEIQYATAGDSRIVIEPDYLVNVTDVRSWVQCPRMHYLNTLSGVPLNYPVVKGTVVHEVFSDLLRGGEVEAAIDDRVAEVGLDLGLLDRDADEVRKDVSDHARAIDGWLSQGTLEGGDEWRSEQTLISERYGLKGRADAVRRGAPVELKTGKNTNSEPRFQDKVQVACYALLLDERGEPPDTGTLLYTKNAALDRNEESGDLSPAKDFSLNEGLLDYVLRERNHLAAMAVAGEIPTGYEANATCNYCFEQDTCMVVSGRLDQESKAGRIGEAIPEEERNYFERFYRAIEAERGAVHDEYAKLWTQTATERADADRALIDLEPVGKKEVDGRWELRARCSDPVSKIREGDVVLASDGHPVRGNAEMARVVSMGEEIVVTADEPVELRRLDVYPSEIGADRMLTALHDALLAGDEDQKDVLIDRRDPVFRDVEETFIDNNPAQDRAVRRAVGADDCALIHGPPGTGKTYTIARTVRALVERGERVLLSAFTNRAVDNALDALRDQGYDEFVRVGTEHGVREDIQEYRLESRGDPDERAAELREASVVAATTASCGSRIMREGSFDVAVIDEASQLTEPATLAAVALADRFVLVGDHQQLPPVVQSADAAGTVETTEHGDDSADDGTTGATTATDGSGVVASGTANGTSRTAGDVADLSRSLFERLIETHPEAAVLLDTQYRMAQRIQAFSSNEFYDGRLRPASPDIAAQHVADLPEVTSDALPDRLQERVSFVDPDGTARGNTNPAEVTAVAEIVEAYAAAGVAREDIGVIAPFRAQAAAIRRELPAVTVDTVDRFQGSAKEVIVVSFVATGDLDSPIFEDFRRVNVALTRAKKALVLVGDRDALATDERYARMVEWAE, encoded by the coding sequence GTGGCGGAGTTACGTGGGCCGATCGTCGATGTCGGCGAAACACGGAGCGTGAGTACCCAGTACGGCGAGCGCGATCTCGCGGAGGTCACGCTCCGGCCCGAGCGGGGCCAGGCCGAACCCGTGACGCTCACCCTGTGGGGAAAGTGGAGCGAGACCGCCGAATACACCCAGACAGGAATGGAGGTGCTCGCACTCGGCGTCGAGCGCGAGGAGTTCAGGGGCGAGATCCAGTACGCGACTGCGGGCGACTCACGGATCGTGATCGAGCCGGACTACCTCGTGAACGTCACCGACGTCCGGTCGTGGGTCCAGTGTCCCCGGATGCACTACCTCAACACGCTGTCGGGTGTTCCACTCAACTACCCCGTCGTGAAGGGGACGGTCGTCCACGAGGTCTTTTCCGATCTCCTCCGTGGCGGCGAGGTCGAGGCGGCGATCGACGACCGCGTGGCGGAGGTCGGTCTCGACCTGGGACTGCTCGATCGTGACGCCGACGAAGTGAGGAAAGACGTTAGCGATCACGCCCGGGCGATCGACGGCTGGCTGAGCCAGGGTACCCTTGAGGGGGGCGACGAGTGGCGATCAGAGCAGACCTTGATCTCCGAGCGGTACGGGCTGAAGGGGCGGGCCGACGCCGTCCGACGGGGCGCGCCGGTCGAGCTCAAAACTGGAAAAAACACGAACAGCGAACCCCGGTTTCAGGACAAGGTTCAGGTCGCGTGTTACGCTCTGCTGCTAGACGAACGGGGCGAGCCACCTGACACCGGGACACTCCTCTACACCAAAAACGCCGCACTCGATCGCAACGAGGAGAGCGGCGACCTCTCGCCGGCAAAGGATTTCTCGCTGAACGAGGGTCTGCTCGATTACGTCCTCCGCGAGCGCAACCACCTCGCCGCGATGGCGGTTGCGGGCGAGATTCCGACGGGCTACGAGGCGAACGCGACCTGTAACTACTGTTTCGAGCAAGACACCTGCATGGTCGTCTCGGGGCGGCTCGATCAGGAATCGAAGGCCGGACGGATCGGCGAGGCGATTCCCGAAGAAGAGCGCAACTACTTCGAGCGATTTTACCGTGCGATCGAGGCCGAGCGCGGGGCGGTCCACGACGAGTACGCGAAGCTCTGGACCCAGACCGCGACCGAGCGTGCCGACGCCGACCGCGCGCTGATCGATCTCGAACCAGTCGGAAAGAAGGAAGTCGACGGTCGGTGGGAGCTCCGCGCGAGGTGTTCGGATCCCGTTTCGAAGATCCGCGAGGGCGACGTGGTGCTCGCCAGCGACGGCCACCCCGTGCGGGGCAACGCCGAGATGGCGCGCGTCGTTTCGATGGGCGAGGAGATCGTCGTCACGGCCGACGAGCCGGTGGAACTCCGTCGGCTCGACGTCTACCCCTCCGAGATCGGGGCCGACCGGATGCTGACCGCGCTCCACGACGCGCTGCTCGCGGGCGACGAGGATCAAAAGGATGTCCTCATCGACCGGCGCGACCCCGTGTTTCGGGACGTCGAGGAGACGTTCATCGACAACAACCCGGCCCAGGATCGCGCGGTGCGTCGCGCGGTCGGGGCCGACGACTGCGCGCTGATCCACGGGCCGCCAGGCACCGGCAAAACCTACACCATCGCGCGCACGGTCCGAGCGCTGGTCGAGCGCGGTGAGCGCGTGCTGCTCTCGGCCTTCACCAACCGCGCGGTCGACAACGCGCTCGACGCGCTCCGCGACCAGGGGTACGACGAGTTCGTTCGCGTCGGTACCGAACACGGCGTGCGCGAGGACATCCAGGAGTACCGGTTGGAGTCCCGCGGCGACCCCGACGAACGTGCGGCCGAACTCCGCGAAGCCTCAGTGGTGGCGGCGACGACCGCGAGCTGCGGCTCGCGGATCATGCGTGAGGGGTCGTTCGACGTCGCGGTAATCGACGAGGCTTCCCAGCTCACCGAGCCCGCAACCCTCGCGGCGGTCGCGCTCGCGGATCGATTCGTCCTCGTCGGTGATCACCAGCAGCTCCCGCCGGTGGTCCAGTCCGCCGACGCCGCCGGGACTGTCGAAACCACCGAACACGGCGACGACTCGGCCGATGACGGGACCACCGGAGCCACGACCGCGACCGACGGATCGGGCGTGGTCGCCAGCGGGACGGCGAACGGAACGAGCCGAACGGCAGGGGATGTCGCCGACCTCTCGCGGTCGCTGTTCGAGCGGCTGATCGAGACCCACCCCGAGGCGGCGGTGTTACTCGATACCCAGTACCGGATGGCTCAGCGGATTCAGGCGTTTTCCTCCAACGAGTTCTACGACGGCCGACTCAGACCCGCCTCGCCCGACATCGCCGCCCAGCACGTTGCCGATCTCCCGGAAGTCACGAGCGACGCGCTCCCCGATCGTCTCCAGGAACGCGTCTCGTTCGTCGATCCCGACGGCACGGCCCGCGGCAACACCAACCCGGCGGAGGTCACGGCGGTCGCCGAGATCGTCGAGGCGTACGCGGCGGCGGGCGTCGCGCGCGAAGACATCGGCGTGATCGCGCCGTTTCGCGCCCAGGCCGCCGCGATCCGGCGGGAGCTACCAGCGGTGACCGTCGATACCGTCGATCGGTTTCAGGGCTCCGCGAAGGAGGTCATCGTCGTCTCGTTCGTCGCCACGGGCGACCTCGACTCGCCGATCTTCGAGGACTTCCGACGAGTGAACGTCGCACTCACCCGGGCGAAGAAGGCGCTCGTTCTCGTCGGCGACCGAGACGCGCTCGCGACCGACGAGCGCTACGCACGAATGGTCGAGTGGGCCGAGTAG
- a CDS encoding DUF4013 domain-containing protein, translated as MISDALNYLRNSDDALVTVLIGGLLSVFGFLLIPVFFVNGYLVRVLRRTAAGDETAPVFDDWGRMGIEGLKATVIAIVYGFVPFVVGAVLIGGSAVAIATGGSVDGGSAAVGAGVLGLLVGLAITFVLGLAAWYVIPAATVNFAERGTLAAGFDFGTLRPILFSGAYATGWLLALGVIVGGGIIAGALNAVIPILGAVPGLFVSFYASVAAYYVIGRTWRNLRPVETRESTDEQPAV; from the coding sequence ATGATCAGCGACGCACTCAACTACCTCAGAAACAGCGACGACGCACTCGTAACCGTACTCATCGGCGGACTGCTGTCCGTGTTCGGCTTCCTCCTGATCCCCGTTTTCTTCGTGAACGGGTATCTCGTTCGGGTTCTCCGTCGGACTGCCGCGGGTGACGAAACCGCACCGGTCTTCGACGACTGGGGACGGATGGGCATCGAGGGGCTGAAAGCCACCGTCATCGCGATCGTCTACGGGTTCGTTCCGTTCGTCGTCGGTGCGGTGCTGATCGGCGGCTCGGCGGTCGCCATCGCCACCGGCGGCTCCGTCGACGGTGGATCGGCCGCAGTCGGTGCGGGCGTCCTCGGCCTCCTCGTGGGTCTCGCGATCACGTTCGTCCTCGGGCTCGCGGCGTGGTACGTCATCCCCGCCGCGACCGTGAACTTCGCCGAGCGCGGAACGCTCGCCGCCGGGTTCGACTTCGGCACGCTTCGCCCGATCCTGTTCAGCGGGGCGTACGCGACTGGCTGGCTCCTCGCACTCGGCGTGATCGTCGGCGGCGGGATCATCGCCGGGGCGCTCAACGCCGTGATCCCGATCCTCGGCGCGGTACCGGGCCTGTTCGTGTCCTTCTACGCCTCGGTAGCGGCGTACTACGTCATCGGCCGCACATGGAGGAACCTCCGGCCCGTCGAGACTCGCGAGAGCACCGACGAACAGCCCGCCGTCTGA
- a CDS encoding zinc ribbon domain-containing protein, whose translation MDGTTNAGGDRSLAPDGGDSHIDTGESTLEVDATDGRQEPIPSERSSGSAAKQPLDSDEVYCWSCGVPIKSAAEICPKCGVRQRPPPSTGQEKSPGLAALASAVWTGAGQIYNGEVGKGIALMVLMFFSALATLVLIGLITTPLIWGYSIYDAYRTAEQTNQKSTRPTNEF comes from the coding sequence ATGGACGGCACAACGAATGCGGGTGGCGATCGCTCGCTCGCGCCGGACGGGGGTGATTCGCACATCGATACAGGGGAGTCGACCCTCGAAGTGGACGCAACGGACGGCCGACAGGAGCCGATCCCGAGCGAACGATCGAGCGGTTCGGCGGCGAAACAGCCCCTCGATTCGGACGAGGTTTACTGTTGGAGCTGTGGTGTCCCGATCAAATCGGCCGCAGAGATCTGCCCGAAGTGTGGCGTCAGACAGCGCCCACCGCCGTCGACGGGCCAGGAGAAAAGTCCCGGTCTCGCAGCGCTCGCCTCGGCGGTCTGGACTGGAGCCGGCCAGATCTACAACGGCGAGGTCGGCAAGGGTATCGCGCTGATGGTACTCATGTTCTTCTCCGCGCTCGCAACGCTCGTGCTGATCGGTCTCATCACGACGCCGCTTATCTGGGGGTACAGCATCTACGACGCATACCGTACCGCGGAGCAAACCAACCAGAAATCAACCCGGCCAACCAATGAGTTCTGA
- a CDS encoding SHOCT domain-containing protein, giving the protein MSSERERSPDEVFCRHCGEAIKMRAEVCPHCGVRNEQYNRSVGETSDSAGGFGGSTGSISDSTSGTGLESNVAAALSYALGFVSGIAVYVLEDDDSYVRFHAAQSIVVFGALAMASVVVGAVFAAVSSIAGLLSGLISLATLGLWVFLMVTAYQGETRRIPVAADVADELLAGSGGTRQAPSDSQSGKRTETATETDALAALRQRYARGEIGEAEFERRLERLLESEDVEGNHWREPAETERLR; this is encoded by the coding sequence ATGAGTTCTGAACGCGAACGGAGTCCCGACGAGGTGTTCTGTCGCCACTGCGGTGAGGCGATCAAGATGCGTGCCGAGGTCTGTCCGCACTGTGGCGTCCGAAACGAGCAGTACAACCGCTCGGTGGGCGAAACGAGCGACTCGGCCGGCGGGTTCGGGGGATCGACGGGTTCGATAAGCGATTCAACCAGCGGCACCGGTCTGGAGTCGAACGTCGCGGCCGCACTCTCGTACGCCCTCGGGTTCGTTTCCGGGATCGCGGTTTACGTGCTCGAAGACGACGACAGCTATGTCCGATTCCACGCCGCCCAGAGTATCGTGGTCTTCGGCGCACTCGCCATGGCGAGTGTCGTGGTCGGCGCGGTGTTCGCCGCCGTCAGTTCGATCGCGGGACTGTTGAGTGGGCTCATCTCACTGGCAACGCTCGGCCTCTGGGTGTTTCTGATGGTCACTGCGTATCAGGGCGAAACTCGCCGGATCCCGGTCGCGGCCGACGTCGCTGACGAACTCCTTGCCGGTTCGGGTGGGACACGTCAAGCGCCATCGGACAGTCAGTCCGGGAAGAGAACGGAAACAGCAACAGAGACGGACGCACTGGCGGCACTTCGACAGCGCTACGCCCGTGGGGAGATCGGTGAGGCGGAGTTCGAACGCCGGCTCGAACGCCTGCTCGAAAGCGAGGACGTCGAGGGGAACCACTGGCGTGAGCCGGCCGAGACGGAACGATTGCGCTGA